In the genome of Pseudomonadota bacterium, the window GGACAAAGTAGCCTTCGAGGAGCCAGAATGCTTCGGCGAGAAGTAGTGTGTCGGGTGCTTCCGCAGCCACACGGTCCACAACCTCCCTCCAGAATTCTTTTGGCATAAGCTTATTGAACTCATCTTTTGTAAGACCAAATTCTGCACGTGTAGGGATAGCTCCGCCCGTACCCGGTTCCGGGAACCAGAGCCGCTGATAGTGTTTTTTGGTAAGGGTCATGGCTGCATCAAAGCGGATGATGGGGAATTTCCGTGCTACATGCAGGATGGTCTGTATCATTGTCTCACGGACTTCAGGATTCAGGTAATTGAGCTGTGCAGTATCATTCCAGGGCATGCTTGTCCCGTCATTACCGTGATAGATAAATTTTTCGCTTCCAGTCCATGAATCCACGCGTTTACATACAACAGACGCATCGGTGCGGTTATAATAGTGGTCCTCAATATAGATAGCTACCCTCTCATCATGAGAGAGGTTGGGACCGCCGAATATGTACCAGGGGAAGGGGTTGTAATTTAGAGAAACAAACCAGTCGGGATGTTCTATCATCCACCTTGAATAAATACCCACATGGTTGGGAACCATGTCGCTTGCAAGACGAATGCCCCGCTGCCATGCACGATTTTTCAAGCTCTGGTATGCTTCTTCACCCCCCAGATCTTCTGAAATTGTGTAATCGAACAAAGAGTATGCCGATGGTACTGCCTCAGGGTTACCACACAGCTGCTTGATCTTTTGTGACGCAGGGCTTCGTTCCCATATGCCTATGAGCCATAAACCGGAAAAACCCTGCTGCCCAAGCATGTCTAATTCTTCATCGGGAATCTGGTCAAGTCTGGTTATGGAAAGGCTATATTTTTTGGATAACTGGTCAAGCCATACATAAACATTTTTTGCCATCAAGACCAGCCTCGGCATCCAGTCCCTGTCAGGACTGAAAAGTTCAAGTTCAAGTTCCAGCCCGATATACTTGTAAACCTCAGCAAGACCAGGCCCCATAAACGTTACCTTTTCTTCTTCCTTGAAGAGGTCAAGGCTTTTGAGAAGGCGATATAAATATTTACGGAGTAAGAGTTTCCAATGTGTACGGATATATTCTAATTGTCCTGAAAGCGAATAGGGGACGATTACGGCAGGGCTACGAAGCATATCCACAAGTGATTGGTTATAAGGTCCA includes:
- a CDS encoding alpha-amylase family glycosyl hydrolase, producing the protein MMAQLPSMEFHISRKARDLYQFDGSLFSLSGNVILANFHAARVFAQKMNQKRDLVNFSERAVKPGQINAMGLIDEILHYMVGLYREQINKDVIHQALIQLNKALGKEEVDKSLRNFLDEFPPVKVYRQEITIETYLNSETANIPNRQIILEEMLLLWLANMNPAFSPFIELFDDTVLKKNTVYLQIISGLRRFFETQPSFGPYNQSLVDMLRSPAVIVPYSLSGQLEYIRTHWKLLLRKYLYRLLKSLDLFKEEEKVTFMGPGLAEVYKYIGLELELELFSPDRDWMPRLVLMAKNVYVWLDQLSKKYSLSITRLDQIPDEELDMLGQQGFSGLWLIGIWERSPASQKIKQLCGNPEAVPSAYSLFDYTISEDLGGEEAYQSLKNRAWQRGIRLASDMVPNHVGIYSRWMIEHPDWFVSLNYNPFPWYIFGGPNLSHDERVAIYIEDHYYNRTDASVVCKRVDSWTGSEKFIYHGNDGTSMPWNDTAQLNYLNPEVRETMIQTILHVARKFPIIRFDAAMTLTKKHYQRLWFPEPGTGGAIPTRAEFGLTKDEFNKLMPKEFWREVVDRVAAEAPDTLLLAEAFWLLEGYFVRTLGMHRVYNSAFMNMLRDEDNAKYRTVMKNTLEFDPEILRRFVNFMNNPDEQTAVEQFEKGDKYFGTCTMMVTMPGLPMFGHGQIEGFEEKYGMEYRRAYKDEKPDT